The following coding sequences lie in one Apium graveolens cultivar Ventura chromosome 3, ASM990537v1, whole genome shotgun sequence genomic window:
- the LOC141710809 gene encoding uncharacterized protein LOC141710809 translates to MANNNQKNTIQESIQESRRYSKAKWTMSTTHTFCDICIQAIQKGMRPSTHFTVEGWQFVVSNFQRITSLTYDKGKLKNKWDLLKTEWKLWKELIGKETGLGWDPRLEMIDASTDWWDDKIKINKEYAKFRKKGLEPDLVTKNDVMFGSTVATGEFSWTPSSNCNVPLVSHPNSTDENVVDLNDSEDDAFEKSVEMFLNEDDDMSDGATTLGKRQRKGKGKLESQCNASENKPKKGKIQKGGVAAKLRSDISKLVASVEKKTTSEDGYTIKDAMDDLHNIPDIEKGQ, encoded by the exons ATGGCAAATAATAATCAAAAGAACACAATCCAAGAGTCGATACAAGAATCTAGGAGGTATTCTAAAGCAAAATGGACCATGAGTACTACACACACCTTCTGTGATATTTGTATACAAGCTATTCAGAAAGGAATGCGCCCTTCTACACATTTCACCGTCGAAGGATGGCAATTTGTTGTTTCTAATTTTCAGAGAATCACTAGCTTGACATATGATAAGGGGAAGTTAAAAAACAAGTGGGATTTGTTGAAGACGGAATGGAAATTGTGGAAAGAATTAATCGGTAAAGAAACTGGGTTAGGTTGGGATCCGAGGTTGGAAATGATAGATGCATCTACTGACTGGTGGGATGATAAAATCAAG ATTAATAAGGAGTATGCTAAATTTCGCAAGAAGGGATTGGAACCTGATCTTGTAACCAAAAATGATGTTATGTTTGGGAGTACAGTGGCTACAGGAGAGTTTTCTTGGACTCCATCTTCAAATTGCAATGTGCCATTGGTTAGTCATCCAAATAGTACTGATGAAAATGTTGTTGATTTGAATGATTCTGAGGATGACGCGTTTGAAAAGAGTGTAGAAATGTTtttaaatgaagatgatgatatgtCAGATGGTGCTACAACTTTAGGTAAGAGACAAAGAAAAGGTAAAGGAAAACTTGAATCTCAGTGTAATGCAAGTGAAAATAAGCCGAAGAAAGGTAAAATACAAAAGGGAGGAGTTGCAGCAAAATTAAGATCAGATATATCAAAGTTGGTGGCAAGTGTTGAGAAAAAAACTACTTCAGAGGATGGATATACTATAAAAGATGCCATGGATGATTTACATAATATTCCTGATATAGAGAAAGGACAGTGA